The DNA segment TCCGGACCGCAGGAAACAATCGCCAGGTCTTCATTTTCATTCTTATAATCCATGGATAGACAAATATCAAAAGCATCCAGAAACATATCCTTCTCGCCTCGGTAACGATAAATATTGGCGATCCCGAATTCAAAAGGAGTTTTTTCATCGCTGACAATTGGTGTCGCCTCCCGTGCAAATCGGAGATATTTCGGCCCGGTAATATCAAACAGCATGCATCTGGTCATCTTTTCCGTTTCCACAGAATCGATCGGCACCCCCAGCCTCATGTTGGGCATTCCACCCATGGCGAAAAAAGACTCCAGTTCCTGATGGGTCGCTCCGTCGGGGCCGACTGAAATACCGCCATGCGCCCCGACAATCAGAACGTTGTAATCGCCATAACAAACCGAAACCCGAATCTGATCGAGATTCCTGGCCGAGGAAAACACTCCGTAGGTGCCAAAAACCGGAATTTTGCCCTCTTTGGCCAATCCCGCCGCAACGGTGGTACCACTCTGTTCGGCCACTCCGACTGATATCCAGCGTTTTCGCCGTTCCGGGTGGTTTTTATAAAAATCCGAGATGGCAATTGAATCTGATATATCGGCCCCGATACAGACAATTCGTTCATCGTCCCCGTATTTATCCAGGGCCCGCCCGAATCCCTTCCGGGTCGGATCCATTTCTACCCGCATATTGGTTTGTTCATTCCACCAGTAATTCTTTGAGAATCGAGGGAGTTTCTCCCCCAGGTCTTTTTCCACCCTTTCCAGATGCGTCTTCCCTATCCGGAAAAAGGTATCCTGGTCGAACTGTTTATCAAGGCCAAGTTCGGCCAGCGCCTGTTTCATCTGTTCCCGATCAGGCGGTCTGCCGTGCCAGCCGACCGCATCTTCCATGAAACTTACTCCCTTCCCTTTTACCGTGTGGGCAACAACGAGAGTCGGCCGGGTCTTTGATGATCGCGCCTGATCGAGCGTAACAATCAGGGCCGGAATATCATGACCATCAACTTCCAGCACATCCCATTTGAAGGCGCGATATTTATCGGCTATGGGATCGATACACTGAACATTGCGGGTATATCCGTCTATTTGCAGCCGGTTTTTATCGAGAATATTCACCAGATTACTCAGCCCGAAATTACCGGCTTCCATAACAGCCT comes from the Candidatus Zixiibacteriota bacterium genome and includes:
- a CDS encoding transketolase, which gives rise to MPLINSKSGKTIRKYTQDELKTMANYMRGLDMLSLCSAGSGHSGGTLSMMDVLAVLYLRTARHDPSNPGWTDRDRIIWSAGHKAPALYIALAVSGYFPENELAKLRMLHSPFQGHPHHKELPGVEISSGSLGQGLSVGVGVALAARLDGRDYRVFTITSDGEHQEGSIWEAVMEAGNFGLSNLVNILDKNRLQIDGYTRNVQCIDPIADKYRAFKWDVLEVDGHDIPALIVTLDQARSSKTRPTLVVAHTVKGKGVSFMEDAVGWHGRPPDREQMKQALAELGLDKQFDQDTFFRIGKTHLERVEKDLGEKLPRFSKNYWWNEQTNMRVEMDPTRKGFGRALDKYGDDERIVCIGADISDSIAISDFYKNHPERRKRWISVGVAEQSGTTVAAGLAKEGKIPVFGTYGVFSSARNLDQIRVSVCYGDYNVLIVGAHGGISVGPDGATHQELESFFAMGGMPNMRLGVPIDSVETEKMTRCMLFDITGPKYLRFAREATPIVSDEKTPFEFGIANIYRYRGEKDMFLDAFDICLSMDYKNENEDLAIVSCGPECAEVMRAAWILKEEYDLETRIINMHTLKPLDKKAVIRASVETGAILTAEEHQVGGLGNLIAAALMQNRPVSGDRVPFDMIGIPDRFGESGQPWQLIKEFELAAEFIAMRALRLLGEIE